The following coding sequences are from one Tissierella sp. window:
- a CDS encoding sensor domain-containing diguanylate cyclase codes for MNYTDFSKEQLLERIEELEILNNELLREQEEVTRLEYAWTGNLGHWYWNFKTNKVTYNPLKVTALGYSKSEIPEQVTYQFFTDKLHPEDYQKTMEAMYNHLYGKVNIYEVEYRIQTKDGKYKWYYDRGKITQYDQNGKPVFLAGIVFDITEKKEMQLELERKNIILSEMSFTDGLTKIGNHRMIIEHLQDSILNAKITKAPLSIAIFDIDDFKNVNDIKGHIFGDQVLVDVAAIIKRSIRDTDFGGRYGGEEFMVIFSNTDLVTASKIAERIRKSIADNDYADGMKVTISGGVKQYKGEDFKDFIHEADKNMYQAKNNGKNQIVSK; via the coding sequence ATGAACTACACTGATTTCTCTAAAGAGCAACTTCTAGAGCGTATTGAAGAACTTGAGATTCTCAATAATGAACTGCTGAGGGAACAAGAGGAGGTAACTAGGTTAGAATATGCCTGGACCGGTAATCTAGGACATTGGTATTGGAATTTCAAAACTAACAAAGTAACATATAACCCTCTTAAAGTAACTGCACTAGGCTATAGTAAAAGTGAAATACCAGAACAAGTTACATATCAGTTTTTTACGGATAAGCTACATCCTGAGGATTATCAAAAAACTATGGAAGCTATGTATAATCATTTATATGGGAAAGTAAATATTTATGAGGTCGAATATAGAATTCAAACAAAGGATGGTAAATATAAGTGGTACTATGATCGTGGTAAAATAACACAGTATGACCAAAATGGGAAGCCGGTATTTCTTGCAGGGATAGTTTTTGACATTACAGAGAAGAAAGAAATGCAATTAGAGTTGGAGCGCAAAAATATAATTCTTTCAGAGATGTCATTTACTGATGGATTAACGAAAATTGGGAATCACAGGATGATTATTGAGCATTTACAAGATTCTATATTAAATGCAAAAATAACTAAGGCGCCCTTATCTATAGCTATTTTTGATATAGATGACTTTAAAAATGTGAATGATATAAAAGGGCATATATTTGGAGATCAAGTGCTTGTAGATGTTGCAGCCATAATTAAAAGAAGCATTAGAGACACTGATTTTGGTGGAAGATATGGAGGAGAGGAATTTATGGTTATCTTCTCAAATACTGATTTGGTAACAGCATCAAAAATTGCTGAGCGTATTAGAAAATCAATTGCAGACAATGACTATGCTGATGGAATGAAGGTTACAATTTCTGGAGGGGTAAAGCAATATAAGGGAGAAGATTTCAAGGATTTTATTCATGAGGCTGATAAAAATATGTATCAAGCAAAAAACAATGGGAAAAATCAAATTGTATCAAAATAA